The DNA sequence TTGCAAGTTATAAATGAGCCTGAAGATAGAGTGTTTATAGGGAAAAAACCCGAAATGTTAAAGGCGTGTGAGTCAAATAAGTCTCGCTATATTCATAAATTAGATATAGATAGAATAAGTAATAGTTCATTAGAGGATGAATGGTTTAACAATAATTCAATTAATTTTAATCCTGGACTTGTTGCCATAATTGGTAGTAAAGGAAGTGGTAAGAGTGCCTTGTCAGACATTTTAGGCTTACTAGGTAATAGCAAGAATGAAGAATATTTTTCATTTTTAAATACAGAACGATTTAGAAAGAAGCCTGAAAATTTGTCGCAACATTTTAAGGCTGAACTCACATGGTTAGATGGAAGAGTTGATGAAAGATGTCTGTCAGAGAAGACAGTATTAACTGAGATTGAGAAAGTAAAATACTTACCCCAAAAATACATTGAGATTGTATGTAATGATTTAGGTAGTGGATTTGAGCAAGAAATAAATAATATGGTATTCTCATACTTGCCCGAGAATGAAAAATTAAAAAAGAGTTCGTTTGAAGATTTAATAAATTATTTGTGTCAAGGTATCGAGGATGAAACTCAATCATATAAGAACCACTTAGAAAAATTGAATAAAAAGATAATTGAACTGGAAGAGAAACAAAACCCTGATTATGCCAAACAATTATGTAACCAGTTATTACAAAAGCGTATTGAAATAAACAATCATAGGAAAGAAAAACCTAAAGAGATAGAAAAGCCTAAAGGAGAAGAAGAGTCTGCTGAAGCATTAAAGTTAAAAGAATTAGATGAAAAAATTACAAATGTGAGTAATCAAATTGAAGATACGCAAGAGTCATTGAATGATATCAGTGTCAAATTAACAGAGTTAAATCTTATAACAGAGAAAATTAATGTATTATACAATACATTCGTTAAAGCAAAAGATGAAATAGGTAAAATTATAGAAAAAAATAATTTTGATATTAACCTCAAATTAGAACTCAGTTGCAATACTATCGACATAAATACTTTGAAGGAAAATATAGAGGAAGAAAAAAATAATATCATAATACTTCTTGAAACTGATAAAGAGAAGCAGACAGAAAGGTCTTTATATAAAGTTAGAGAAGATTTAATTAGTGAAAAAGAAAAAGTTCTTGAAGATAAGGCTTCGGTAATAAAAGAGTATCAGGAGTATAGAGAAGAATTAAATACATGGAAAAACAAGAAAAATGAATTAGTTGGAAACGAAAAAAGTGAAGGTTCATTAAGGTACTATATAGAGGAATATAGATATGTTAAACGTGATTTGAGACAAGAAATAAGTGAAGAAATTAAAAAGAGGGAAGAAATATGTAGAAGATTACATAAACTAAAACTAGAAAAAGCAAATATTTACAAACAAGCATATAAACCAGTAATGGACCGTATTAATGTAATGGATAATATTCAGAATGAAGAATTAAATGTTTCTGTTGAGATTCTACCTAATGACAATTTTAATGACAAATTCCTAGGTATGATTAATCAATCTGTAAGTAGTGATTTTAAAGGAAAAAGTGAAGGATATGCAAAATTAAAAGAAATAACTAGTAAATACAATTTCAACCAAGAAGATGATGTTAATAATTTTGTTAAAGATATTTATAATAGGCTTACTACTGATAAAGATAAAGTCAATAAATTATTAAAAGACAGAGAAGAATTATATAATTATCTTTTTTCATTAGAATATTTAAAGGTTGAATATAAATTAAAATTAGGAAGCAAAAATATGAATCAACTATCTCCTGGAGAAAAGGGGACCATACTATTAATATTCTATTTAGTATTGGATAAGCATAATATTCCTCTAATTATTGACCAACCTGAAGATAATTTAGATAATCAATTTGTCTATGAAAAGTTAGTTCCATTTATAAGAGAGGCAAAAAAGAGAAGACAAGTAATAATTGTTACTCATAATCCTAATATAGCAGTTGCTTGTGATTCTGAGCAAGTTATTTACTGTTCTATGGATAAAAATAATAAAATTGAATACGAAACTGGTAGCATTGAGAATCCAAAGATTAATAGACATATAGTAAATATTTTGGAGGGAACGATGCCAGCATTTACGTTAAGGGAAATAAAATATATGTATAGTGAAAAGAGTGAATAATTTAATACATTAAAACTTGAAAAGTAAATACAGTCCTCCTTATATTATTAAAAATTCAAATAGGATTTTCATAATAATAAGGAGGACTTTTACATGAACATAAAAGGGAAGGATATTTATATTAAATTTAACAGCGAAGATATGGAAGTTGAGATTCCTAAACTAATATTGTTTGATGTAGCACGACAAGTAAATAAGTATATTGAGTTTTTGCAGAAAGAAAAGAAGTCTAAAGAGAATTTTGCTATTGGCGATAATATCAATAAGGCAGAAAATATATTTGCCAAAATACTAATAGTTAGCGGTGAACCATATGGACGGCAAGAGGTAATCTTATACTTAACAATTGCAGAGTTTTTGATATTTAGGTACATTGTGTTCTGCAATCATACGATAGTGTATTTTAAATCAATCTTTAACATTTATCATACTGAGAAGTTCAAGGAGTTGTTTCAGCAGATAGAGGGTTTATATGGCAATTTAAGTCGCTCTGAAGTAAGGGAATACTGGAACTATATTAAGAAAAATTAGCCCATAGTGAATAAAGCATTGTTAGGGCAAAATTCTATCAATGCTTTTCCCGTATTATTACTACAAGTAGAAATTTAACGTTTAAAATAAAGTTACTATATGATAGAATTAAAGTACACAGCGAAATGGAATTAATGCCATTGACACAGACATCTGATAAAAGGTGCCATGTAGTCAGTGGCATTTTTTGTTTGCGATTTTCATTTAAAGGAGAGAAAAGGATGGCCAAAAGAAGAAATAATTGGGATGCAAAAAAACTGGATAGGTGGATAAAGGAGGGTAGGGGACAAGGAGAAGGAGAAAATTATAAATCTTGGTTAACGATTCAGGATTTTCCTAGTATGGGTAGGGCAACAAGAGTATTTGGATGGACAACGAACCGAATTCATCATTTTTTCTCTGATTGTCAACTCAAATACTTTTACCTGCTCGACTGGGATGAAAGAGTGATTGATATACGAGAACATTATGCATTACTAGATTTAGAAACAGTTTTAATTGATACATCAGATTTACGATTAGATAAGTTTATAGATAAGAAGAGCAAGGAACCCTACATATTAACTACTACATTTCTAATTACGTTAGTAGATAATAATGGAGAGAAGAATTTTGCAGCAAGAAGTATAAAGTATGCTTCGGAATTAAATAAAAAGAGTACTATAGAGAAACTGGAAATTGAAAGGAGGTATTGGAAAGTAAGAGGTATAGAGTGGGGAATCGTAACAAATAAGGATATCAACTCTGTAAGAGCAAAAAACATAGAATGGGTTCATTCAGCAATGAACTCTAACACCTATAATGGAATTTCTCAAGAGGAATTTATGGGGTATTTAGATGGATTATTATATAGAATCCATGATAGTAAAGGCAGTGTTAAGAACATTATATCGGGATTTGAAAAAGATTATTCTCTAGATGTAGGGGCGGGGTTACTACTATTCAAACATTTAATTGCAGATAAAAGGATTATCCTGAATATGGATAAATCTATTAACATTAATCAGATTGACAGTAAATCCATATACATACCTAAAGTAAGTGGAGGAGGTAATGATGTTAGACTATACGGCTAATTCTTTAATTGAATGGAAAAGTGAAGGTGAGGATTCTAGTGTTGAAAGGGTACTTTGGCTGGATGATGAAATTGCATATGTTATTAACATAAATAAAAATAAAGTACCTTTTTTTCGAAGACTAAAGGATATAGATGAAGCGTTAGCAAATGATAAGGCAGAAATAAAAGAAGAAGATAATTTAATAGTTGTATCAAAAGAAGAAGATATTCCTCAAAAGCACAAGGAAATCAGAGATAGGGCTTGGGAGATTATTAGGGATATGGTAGATAAGGAACCAGAAATTTTTAAATCCACTTATAGAAGAAGGTTGATTAGACAGGTATCTAAATCTTATGGAGTCAGTGAAGGCTGGATATTGGAATACTTAAAACGATATTGGAAGAGAGGTAAAACCCGTAATGCATTACTACCAGATTACAGGAATTGTGGTGCTAAGGGAAAAGAGAGAAAGGCTGGAGATGTGAAACGCGGGAGACCAAGAAAGCATCAGGATATTACGGGAGAAGGAATTAATGTAACAGAGGATATTAAGAAAATCTTTCGTATTGCCATAAATAAATATTACTATACAACAGCAAAGAATTCACTAACGTTGACGTATGAACTGATGAGAAAAGAATATTTTACAGACGGCTATAAAGAAGTAAATGGAGTAAAGATACCTCTTTTGAAACCACAATCTGGGATTCCTTCTTTCGGACAGTTTAACTACTGGTTCCAGAAAGAGCGAAATATAAAAAAAGAAATCTCAAGTAGGTATAGTAATAAAAAGTACCAAAAACAATATAGACCTATAATAGGTAATTCTTTAGATGGAGTATTTCAGCCTGGAACATTTGAAATTGACTGTCAGGTAGGAGATGTATACTTGGTTTCAAGATTTAACAAGAACTGGATTATAGGTAGACCAGCCATTTATGCCGTGGTAGATAAGTTTAGCAGAATGATATGTGGGCTATATGTTGGACTTGAAACAGGCTCTTATGCAGGAGCGATGATGGCACTTGCAAATGCTACTACAAATAAAGTTAAGTTTTGCAAGCAGTTTGGTATAGAGATAGAAGAAAAAGATTGGCCAGTTCACCACTTAGCAGAAACTATTATTGCAGATAGGGGAGAACTTGAAGGTGGTAATATTGATAATCTTATTAATACTCTAAATGTGAAAGTTCAAAATACACCACCATACCGAGCCGACCTTAAGTCAGCCGTTGAAAGGTTTTTTGGTCTTACAAATGAAAGAACGAAGCCCTTTCTTCCAGGAGTGGTGGATTTAGATAGTAGAGAACGAGAACGAGGTGATAAAGACTACAGAACAGGGGCCAAGTTGGACTTACATCAATTCACACAGGTAATGATTAAGTGCATCCTATATCATAACAATCACTATCATCTGGATTATTACAAGAGAGACCAAGATATGCTAGAAGATAATGTTCCTTGTATTCCAATAAAATTATGGAACTGGGGGATAGCAAATCGTGGAGGAACACTTAGAACAGTTCCTGAGGATGTAATTAAGTTGGCACTTATGCCATCGGATATAGCAACTGTGACTGCAAAAGGAATTAAGTACAAGGATATGTATTATACGTCCAAATCTATATTAAAGAGTGGGGCATTTGCAAATGCGAGAACTAAGGGGAGGCAGAAAGTAAAGATAAGTTATGACCCAAGAAATATGGATTATATATATGTCTATGATGACCCAAAAGAATATGAGAAATGTTTCTTAGTGGATGATAACAGTAGATATAGAGACAAAACACTTGAAGAAATAGAGTATCTATTAGTAGTGGAAAAGATGCAAAGAGAAAAGAATCAGGATAATGAAGCACAGGCCAAGACTCAACTCATTACCGAAATCGAAGATATAGTTCAACAAGCAGAGGAAGACTACAATAAAGAAACAAGCGTTGTAGAAAGTGATAGGCAAAGGATAAAGAATATAAGTGGAAATAGGAAGGCTGAAAAGACAGTGAGACGGATAGAAGAAGCATTTAACTTGGAAAATGATAATGAAGAAAATCAAGATAATTCGAACGAAAAAGTAGAAACGGAAGAAATGGATGCTTTAGATTTACTATTTCAAAAACAGAAAGAGGTGATGAATGATGAAGGAAGTAATAATACCAAATGGTAGTGTTGCAGTAGAGGCAGAATACAAAGACCAGATAATTCCAGATTACAGAGGTAATCCTTTTATAGAGGCACTTCCAAATATTCTTTCACCACAAGATGTAATAGAAAGATTGGCTTTTTATCCAGAATATAATAAAAGTGAGAGAGAGGTAGAAAGTCATTATAGAATTTACATGATAGATAGATTATTTCAGGTATTTCAGCCACTTCCTATGAATCTGGAACTAGAAAGTAAAATATCTCGTGCAATAAGACAAGGCTATATCTCTAGAAATCCATTTGATAAGAAATTAGGAGCAGGTTTTTATAATGAATATTATGGGGGACAAGCCATAGGTTTGGCAAATATAGATGAAGATTATTTATCACCTCTTGGGTTTAGCCTAATAGGAATTTCAGGTATAGGAAAAACGGCAGCCCTTAATAGAATTCTAAATTTATATCCACAAATAATTATACATTCTGAGTATAGAAATATCCATTTTTCAAATTATCAAGTAGTATGGATGAGGCTGGAATGCCCTTTCGATGGGTCAATAAAAGGCTTAATGTATCAATTTTTTTCTGAGATAGACAGGCTTCTTGGCACAAACCATTATGAAAAGGTTGTGAGAACAAGAGCAACTGTAGATTCCATGATGGTTGTAATGAATCAGGTAGTCCGAAATAGTTCGTTAGGGTTATTAGTTATAGACGAAATACAGCATCTTAGTATGGCAAAGTCTGGAGGAAGTGAAAAGATGTTAAACTTCTTTGTTAATCTGGTCAACTGTATAAGCCTTCCAATTATTCTGGTTGGTACTCCTAAGTCATTGAAGGTGCTTCAAGGAGATTTCAGACAGGCAAGAAGAGGGTCTAGTTCTGGAGATATGGTATGTGATAGATTACAGAAAGGTGAAGTGTGGGACTTACTTATTAATTCTGTATGGTATTATCAATGGACACGAAAAGAAACACCTTTAACAAAAGAATTAAGCAATATATTATATGAAGAAACCCAAGGAATACCAGATTTAGTTAAAAAGGTATATGCAATTTCTCAGGCAGAGGCTATTAATAGTGGTAAGGAAGAGGTCACCCCTAAAATTATTAGGAAGGTAGCAAAAGAGAAATTCAAATTAGTTAAACCAATGCTAAATGCATTAAAAACTAATAACTTAAGGGAAATTGCTAAGTTTGATGATATCAATTTAATGGATATTGATTTTAAAGACACATTAACAAGGACAAAAGAATCAATAAAATTGGATTTAAAAGCAAAGGAAATGATAAATAAGGGGAAAAAGGAACAACAAGATAATGTAAATGAAGATAGCAAGAAACGAGTTAGAACAAATATAAGAAGCAAGGTTAAACCTTTACAAGATGATAAAGTAGTAAATGAATCAGGTGGAATCAAGGACAATAAAGATGAGTTTGATAAGGATGATATTCGATTTGTTGTAGAGCAAGGAAAAGGCAATAATAAAAGTCCTTATGAGTCATTAAAAGAATCAGGGTATATTATTTCTTTTAATGATGATATTTTTTCTAAGGAGGTGGTATCTTGAACTTTTTTCCAACATCCTATCCTGATGAAATTTTATATAGCACATTTGCGCGTTACTGTATAAGAAGTGGCAATGTACGTGAGATACATAATTTTGAGGATTTATTTGGAACAAGAAATTGCGTAGCGTCTTTGGAATTACCAACACATCTTGATGCTTTAATTAGTAACATGCCTGTGGGAGCAAAGTATACAGCAGAGTATCTTATATATAAACACACTTTATTTCCTTTTGTTGCAGCCTTTATACCAAAAGAACGTGCAAAAAAGATAATTCAAACTATGAGAAATGGAGAAGGTGCTATTTCTTACAATAGGACAGGATTATTATCTATTACATTAAATCGATATTTTAGATTTTGTACACAATGTTTTAAAGAAGATGTAGAAATATATGGTGAACCATATTGGCATCGGCTACATCAAGTAACAGGTGTGTATATATGTCCTAAACATAAAATTCCCCTTTATAACAGTACACAACTCATACGAGCAGGGAATAGACAGAGATTTATCGGTGCATCTCATGAAAATTGTAAAGTAGATGAAGAAATAACTTATTCAAAAGACTTAACTAAGAAGATGCTTTGGATGGCAGAGGATGTACAAGTTTTACTAAACAATCAATTTGAGTTTAAGGAGCCAGAATGGTTTAGAAGTCAATTTCGAGTAAAATTAGTTGAGAAGGGCTATGCCAGAATGAACAACTATATCCATCAAAAGAGATTAAAGCAGGACTTTATAAACTTTTATGGAGAAGAGTATTTAAATCTTGTTCAATCTCCTCTTACTATGAATAGTAAGGGATGGTTGCCAGACTTGGTTAGAAAAAATGACAGAACTACTTATGCAATACGATATCTATTGTTGGCAAGGTTTCTTGAAGTTCCTATCGTTGATTTATTTAATACAAAACTTGCAACTAATGCTGAAGGAGAAAATACTATTGATGCATACCAAGAACTATGGGACCAAAGATTAATAGAACTATCCCAATCAGGATTATCCATAAGAGCAATAGCAGAGATATTAGAATCCTCTACAAAAACAATAAGAAAGGCAATTGATAGATTAGAAATAGAAGAGTTTTGGAAGTTTAATGGTGGTGGAAAATATCTTTATAATAAGTTTACCGATACAGAGGAATTTAAAGTAAAGAAGAAAGATTTAAGAGAAAAATGGCTTGAACTTCACTCCCAACACCCTAACAAAAGTAGCAATCAAATGAGAAAGGATAATGATGGAGTTTATGCTTGGTTAAAAAAATATGATAGTGAATGGATAGAAAAACACTATAGAAGGATTGATAATAAAGTTAATCCTGTTAATTGGGAGAATAGAGATGCTGAACTCCTTACAAAGGTTAAAGAAGTGATAAAAGATATGAAAGAAGGCAAGCCTGAGCAGATAACATGGACAACTGTAGGGAGCAAATTAGGAATTAGTGGTTGGTTATCAAAAAAGAAAGAGAAACTTCCATTAACAAAGGCATTTGTAGAACCACAAATAGAGAGCCTAGAAGAATATCATATAAGAAAGATTAAATGGGGGATTGAGGAGTTAGAAAGACAAGGAAAGGAAGTAACGTTATGGAACTTGGTGGAAACAGCAGGCGTTAGGCCACAATATATGAAACCTATTTCCAGAGAAATTCAAAAGATATTAAAAGATAAAGGATATAATATTGACTTTATTTGAAGAGGTATTCATTATAATAATGTTATATGATGATATATAAGTTTATTGTGGAAATATCCGATATAATTAATAGAGAAAAGAGGATTGAAGATATCTGATAATGATGGATATCTTAGAACAAATGATATCAAAAGTTTTACAAAAGAAAGGGGGAGAAAAATGGATGATAAATCTTTTGCATCTGATATATTGAATAAAACAATTGATAAGTTAAATCTACAGCAAGATTGGTTGCAGGAGTATACTAATATTTTTAAAGATTTGTTTCAACAAAATAAATATGATAACCAGGAGGAGATTTATAAGGCCATAGAGCAGGGGGTTAACAAAATATGATAAAAAGTATTGATATTGAGAATTTAAGGGGGATAAGGTGCAACACACATCTAGATTTAGACAGTAAATCTTTAATTATTTTTGGTGAAAATGGCAAAGGTAAAAGTTCAATTATTGATGGAGTTGAATATGCAATTACAAAGGATATTAAGCACATTTCATCAGCATGTAGGGAAGTATCATTACAAAAACATGCTCCTAATATATCCGCGAATTTTCAAGATATAAAGGTTCAAGTGGAGTTTAAGGATGGAAGTATATTGTCTAACCGAGAAGAACCTAAAAAGGATACATTAGCCTATAAAATAAATAATAGTGTAACAGGAAATATAAATATTTTAAGACGCTCTCAACTATTAAATGCAGTTTTTGCTCAACCAAAGGAAAGATATGATTTATTAAAACAATTCTTACCACTTACTGAAATAAATAAATTTGAAAATGCTTCTAAAGGAGCAGTTGATAAGTTAAAAGAAGACTTAATCAGTTTTCAAACAGAGATTGAGAATCATAAGAAGAATATTCAAAATACTCTTGATATAAAGAATTTAGATTCAGTTACTACTGACAATATTACCTCAATACTTACGAATAAGGGCAAGCAACTTAATTTAGAAGATTTAAAGAATTTAGAGGAAATACCAAGATACATAGAAAAGGTTGAGGATTATGTAAAAAGTATAGGAAATATAAAATTAGATACAGTTATAAGAAGTCTTTTAAGTTTGTTAAGTGAAGTAATTGATAAAAAATCACCCGAACAGTTTGCAAAAGTAATTTTCGATAATATCAACTCAAAACTTGATTTGGTTGAGAAACAAAAGATTATTTTTTATGAGGAATTTCTTACTACAGGCATTCAATGGTTACAGGAAGATAATAAATCACTATGCCCATTTTGTGAAAGTCCGATAGATGTACCAAGTGTTGTAGAAAGAGTAAATAAGAGAATAGAAGAAAATTCAGAGTATTCAACACTTAAAAAGGAGTTTCAAAAACATTATGATATATTGCAGTCGGAATTGAAATGTTGGAAAGATAAAGTAGTTAAGATTAGAAGTATAAATAAAGAACTGAATGATGGAAATATTGAACATTTATGTAAGACAATTGAGGATAATACTGAAAACTTCATAAAATTAGTTCCTAAAAGTATACAAGAAAATATAATTGAAAAGAATTTACCTAATTGGGACGATTCCATTTATAAAAATGCTAATTATCTAAAAAATGAATATAGCAACAAGTTGATTCCAAATGATACTGTGTCATTAGTTAATCAAGCAGTAAGATTCATACATGACTTAAAAATTGTAAATGATAACCTTATTAATATAAACAAAAAAACTAATCAATATAACATTTCAAATAAAAGATATAAAATAACTAAGAAATTTTATGAAGAATTAGTTCGTCAACGTAAAAATTCTGTACAGGAAATTTATAATGATATTAGAGAAGATATTAATAATTATTATAATAGTATGCATCCTGAAGAAAATATAGGTGGTATAGATTTAAAAATAAAAGATTCTTCAAGTAAGGGGAGTGCTATAATAGAATCAAGTTTCTATGAGAAGGATGGTGAAGACCCAAGAGCATATTATAGTGAAGCACATCTTGATACCTTAGGATTATCGATGTTCTTAGCATTATATAAACGAGAATGTTTGAAAAATAAAGACTTAAAGTTTTTAATATTAGATGATATATTTACATCAGTAGATGCCTCGCATAGAATTAATATTATAAATCTTATTTTTACTGAATTCAAAGAACATCAATTAATTATTACAACTCACGATATTGTTTTATATAGGGAAATTCTTGAGTTAGAGAAATTATACGGTGGAAATAGCAAGTTTAAAAATATTGAGATATGCGAGTGGGTGAAAGATGAGGGACCTATACTAGATGATACTAGGTCAGAAATTGAAAAATTAATACAACTTTCTAATAACCATAGAACAGACAAAAGTATCCTTGCTTCTGCAACTGGCATTTTCTTAGAATTACTCTTATCAAAATTACGATATTCTTTAGAGTTATCAATTCCTGCTAAGTATCAGGATAAATATACAATTGCCGATATTTGGAATAATCTATATTCGAAACTAAAGAAGAATAAAGAATTTTATAATTCTAACTCAAAGGTATTGGATGCTATAAATACTTCTAAGTTTATTAGAAATACAAATGGGTGCCATTACAATGAGTGGGCACAAGGAGTATCTAAGGATGAAATAAGACAGTTTACAAATAATGTTATAAGTTTTTATGAGATAATATACTGTAGCAATTGTAATTCTTTAATAAAAAAGAGTAATGGTAATGAAGATTATCAATGTAAATGTTCGAGGTTACAATATCAAAAAAGCAAATTGTTAATTTCATAAATGTTGAATTCTGTGTTGGAGTCAAATAAAAACATTTATTTTTAATATCACCAAGTCCTTAAAACCTTTTCCCTTATCCCTGTATCTATGTCTACATCAAATAAACTTCTTTCATTTTTTAAAATGTCTGAAGTGAAGCAAATAAAGTAGTGTTAGAAAACCATAGGGAAAAGGTATAAGGAATGCCTTGGAACTATGGTTTTTTTATTAGATTTTTTATTAGAAGAAAGAAGAGATGGCTTGGTTAAACCCATAAAAACCAATGGATGGAGAGATTGATTAGAAAAGAAAATGGACATGAGAAATGGATAAAAACCACTCATTCATCTTCATTCCAAAACATCATTTTATAAGTACTTTATTTTCGGTTTTTGAGGTAAAAATCAGGAAATGTAAGGACTTTAGAAGGGCAGGTTTAAGGGGAA is a window from the Xylanivirga thermophila genome containing:
- a CDS encoding TrlF family AAA-like ATPase, which codes for MGCNFNKGSQWRKWDLHVHTPASELNNQFGSNWDEYVKLLFNTAIQKEIKAIGITDYFSIEGYKKIKTEYINDNTKLATLFADELSQDKDYISKIKQILLLPNIEFRLDKLISSKKDGKQKRRLNYHVIFSDNINITDIEENFLEDLKFTYEGNPHSGIERSKLKRCNLEAFGRKLRSEHKKFMAYTDYYTGCMNATVSEVDICKILKNDRPQLFQNQYVLVLAEEYWDLMDWDGQDHGVKKHLLSVSDMIFSSNKSTRQWALTDDFKNEFGGNKPCIWGSDAHSPKELFNPDLDRYCWIKADTTFVGLLQVINEPEDRVFIGKKPEMLKACESNKSRYIHKLDIDRISNSSLEDEWFNNNSINFNPGLVAIIGSKGSGKSALSDILGLLGNSKNEEYFSFLNTERFRKKPENLSQHFKAELTWLDGRVDERCLSEKTVLTEIEKVKYLPQKYIEIVCNDLGSGFEQEINNMVFSYLPENEKLKKSSFEDLINYLCQGIEDETQSYKNHLEKLNKKIIELEEKQNPDYAKQLCNQLLQKRIEINNHRKEKPKEIEKPKGEEESAEALKLKELDEKITNVSNQIEDTQESLNDISVKLTELNLITEKINVLYNTFVKAKDEIGKIIEKNNFDINLKLELSCNTIDINTLKENIEEEKNNIIILLETDKEKQTERSLYKVREDLISEKEKVLEDKASVIKEYQEYREELNTWKNKKNELVGNEKSEGSLRYYIEEYRYVKRDLRQEISEEIKKREEICRRLHKLKLEKANIYKQAYKPVMDRINVMDNIQNEELNVSVEILPNDNFNDKFLGMINQSVSSDFKGKSEGYAKLKEITSKYNFNQEDDVNNFVKDIYNRLTTDKDKVNKLLKDREELYNYLFSLEYLKVEYKLKLGSKNMNQLSPGEKGTILLIFYLVLDKHNIPLIIDQPEDNLDNQFVYEKLVPFIREAKKRRQVIIVTHNPNIAVACDSEQVIYCSMDKNNKIEYETGSIENPKINRHIVNILEGTMPAFTLREIKYMYSEKSE
- a CDS encoding TnsA endonuclease C-terminal domain-containing protein; the protein is MAKRRNNWDAKKLDRWIKEGRGQGEGENYKSWLTIQDFPSMGRATRVFGWTTNRIHHFFSDCQLKYFYLLDWDERVIDIREHYALLDLETVLIDTSDLRLDKFIDKKSKEPYILTTTFLITLVDNNGEKNFAARSIKYASELNKKSTIEKLEIERRYWKVRGIEWGIVTNKDINSVRAKNIEWVHSAMNSNTYNGISQEEFMGYLDGLLYRIHDSKGSVKNIISGFEKDYSLDVGAGLLLFKHLIADKRIILNMDKSININQIDSKSIYIPKVSGGGNDVRLYG
- a CDS encoding Mu transposase C-terminal domain-containing protein, with amino-acid sequence MLDYTANSLIEWKSEGEDSSVERVLWLDDEIAYVININKNKVPFFRRLKDIDEALANDKAEIKEEDNLIVVSKEEDIPQKHKEIRDRAWEIIRDMVDKEPEIFKSTYRRRLIRQVSKSYGVSEGWILEYLKRYWKRGKTRNALLPDYRNCGAKGKERKAGDVKRGRPRKHQDITGEGINVTEDIKKIFRIAINKYYYTTAKNSLTLTYELMRKEYFTDGYKEVNGVKIPLLKPQSGIPSFGQFNYWFQKERNIKKEISSRYSNKKYQKQYRPIIGNSLDGVFQPGTFEIDCQVGDVYLVSRFNKNWIIGRPAIYAVVDKFSRMICGLYVGLETGSYAGAMMALANATTNKVKFCKQFGIEIEEKDWPVHHLAETIIADRGELEGGNIDNLINTLNVKVQNTPPYRADLKSAVERFFGLTNERTKPFLPGVVDLDSRERERGDKDYRTGAKLDLHQFTQVMIKCILYHNNHYHLDYYKRDQDMLEDNVPCIPIKLWNWGIANRGGTLRTVPEDVIKLALMPSDIATVTAKGIKYKDMYYTSKSILKSGAFANARTKGRQKVKISYDPRNMDYIYVYDDPKEYEKCFLVDDNSRYRDKTLEEIEYLLVVEKMQREKNQDNEAQAKTQLITEIEDIVQQAEEDYNKETSVVESDRQRIKNISGNRKAEKTVRRIEEAFNLENDNEENQDNSNEKVETEEMDALDLLFQKQKEVMNDEGSNNTKW
- a CDS encoding ATP-binding protein, yielding MMKEVIIPNGSVAVEAEYKDQIIPDYRGNPFIEALPNILSPQDVIERLAFYPEYNKSEREVESHYRIYMIDRLFQVFQPLPMNLELESKISRAIRQGYISRNPFDKKLGAGFYNEYYGGQAIGLANIDEDYLSPLGFSLIGISGIGKTAALNRILNLYPQIIIHSEYRNIHFSNYQVVWMRLECPFDGSIKGLMYQFFSEIDRLLGTNHYEKVVRTRATVDSMMVVMNQVVRNSSLGLLVIDEIQHLSMAKSGGSEKMLNFFVNLVNCISLPIILVGTPKSLKVLQGDFRQARRGSSSGDMVCDRLQKGEVWDLLINSVWYYQWTRKETPLTKELSNILYEETQGIPDLVKKVYAISQAEAINSGKEEVTPKIIRKVAKEKFKLVKPMLNALKTNNLREIAKFDDINLMDIDFKDTLTRTKESIKLDLKAKEMINKGKKEQQDNVNEDSKKRVRTNIRSKVKPLQDDKVVNESGGIKDNKDEFDKDDIRFVVEQGKGNNKSPYESLKESGYIISFNDDIFSKEVVS
- a CDS encoding TnsD family Tn7-like transposition protein: MNFFPTSYPDEILYSTFARYCIRSGNVREIHNFEDLFGTRNCVASLELPTHLDALISNMPVGAKYTAEYLIYKHTLFPFVAAFIPKERAKKIIQTMRNGEGAISYNRTGLLSITLNRYFRFCTQCFKEDVEIYGEPYWHRLHQVTGVYICPKHKIPLYNSTQLIRAGNRQRFIGASHENCKVDEEITYSKDLTKKMLWMAEDVQVLLNNQFEFKEPEWFRSQFRVKLVEKGYARMNNYIHQKRLKQDFINFYGEEYLNLVQSPLTMNSKGWLPDLVRKNDRTTYAIRYLLLARFLEVPIVDLFNTKLATNAEGENTIDAYQELWDQRLIELSQSGLSIRAIAEILESSTKTIRKAIDRLEIEEFWKFNGGGKYLYNKFTDTEEFKVKKKDLREKWLELHSQHPNKSSNQMRKDNDGVYAWLKKYDSEWIEKHYRRIDNKVNPVNWENRDAELLTKVKEVIKDMKEGKPEQITWTTVGSKLGISGWLSKKKEKLPLTKAFVEPQIESLEEYHIRKIKWGIEELERQGKEVTLWNLVETAGVRPQYMKPISREIQKILKDKGYNIDFI